In Nocardioides sp. W7, the genomic stretch CCTCGTGGCCATGCCCGTACTGGTGGTGCTCACTCGTCGACTCCTCCGCTCGTCAGGGGGGCACCCTCCGCGAAGTGCGGCCTGAGCTTGTTCTCGAACATGGAGAGGGCCGAGCCGATCGCCATGTGCATGTCAAGGTACTGGTAGGTGCCCAGTCGGCCGCCGAAGAGGACCATCGGCTCACGCTTGGCCAGCTCGCGGTACTTCAGCAGCTTGGCGCGGTCCTCGGCGGTGTTGACCGGGTAGTACGGCTCGTCGCCCTCTTCGGCGAACCGGCTGTACTCATGCACCACGATCGTCTTGCCGGGCAGGTAGGTGCGCTCGGGGTGCAGGTGCTTGAACTCGAGGGTCCGGGTGTACGGCAGGTCCGCGTCGTTGGCGTTCACGACGCCGGTGCCCTGGAAGTCGTCGACGTCGAGAGTCTCGGCCGCCAGGTCGATCGTGCGCCACGACAGCCGACCCTCGCAGTTGTGGAAGTACTCGTCGACCGGACCGGTGTAGACGATCGGGACGTTGCCCTTGAGCTGCTCGGCCACGCCGTTCGAGGCGTCCAGGAAGTCGGTCTCGAGCCGCACCTCGATGTTCGGGTGTTCGGCCATCCGCTCCAGCCACGCGGTGTAGCCGTCG encodes the following:
- the glf gene encoding UDP-galactopyranose mutase, with amino-acid sequence MSTADLPDLVVVGSGFFGLTVAERCATQLGLKVLVLERRHHLGGNAYSEIDPETGIEVHKYGTHLFHTSNKKVWDYVNGFTDFTGYQHRVFARYQGQVYSFPMNLGLINQFFGKSHTPAEARTLIAEQASEIATEDATNLEEKAISLIGRPLYEAFVKGYTAKQWQTDPTELSADIITRLPVRYTFDNRYFNDTYEGLPVDGYTAWLERMAEHPNIEVRLETDFLDASNGVAEQLKGNVPIVYTGPVDEYFHNCEGRLSWRTIDLAAETLDVDDFQGTGVVNANDADLPYTRTLEFKHLHPERTYLPGKTIVVHEYSRFAEEGDEPYYPVNTAEDRAKLLKYRELAKREPMVLFGGRLGTYQYLDMHMAIGSALSMFENKLRPHFAEGAPLTSGGVDE